A single window of Diachasmimorpha longicaudata isolate KC_UGA_2023 chromosome 12, iyDiaLong2, whole genome shotgun sequence DNA harbors:
- the LOC135168253 gene encoding uncharacterized protein LOC135168253, whose amino-acid sequence MIEAGEHSTVRRTFRSVEMKAFGIFWGILLGSLWVMEINAECNYEGRKLKVGVHNITCGTLTCHEDGTMSAVGCGDEACAPGKQIGYKPQDDSKVFPECCARPICAE is encoded by the exons ATGATCGAGGCAGGTGAACATTCGACGGTGAGGAGGACGTTCAGGAGTGTGGAGATGAAGGCCTTTGGTATTTTCTGGGGAATTCTCTTGGGGAGTCTCTGGGTCATGGAGATCAATG ccGAGTGCAATTACGAGGGACGTAAATTGAAAGTTGGCGTCCACAACATCACCTGTGGCACACTCACTTGCCACGAGGATGGCACTATGTCGGCTGTAGG GTGCGGAGACGAAGCCTGTGCTCCGGGAAAACAAATTGGGTATAAACCGCAAGATGACAGCAAAGTTTTTCCCGAATGTTGTGCGAGGCCTATTTGTGCAGAGTAG
- the LOC135168240 gene encoding fatty acyl-CoA reductase wat-like isoform X1, which translates to MPTGKEQGIMEKEVNGPAVMMTDEHSDIADFYAGCNVLITGGSGFLGKLLIEKLLRTCTSVGKLYLIMRAKKGKSSEERFKEHFEDPLYTRLKEEQPNFASKVVMIEGQLDNGLELSPENRELLKNSHVVFHGAATVRFDEKLRLAVNINVRGTKEILLFAREMPNLKAIVHIGTAFSQCITKFIDEIFYDPPIGSDELLTLLDILDDDTLEGITPTLLGKWPNTYAFTKTVAEDTVRKYGRDLPLCIVRPSIMIATAKEPIPGWINNLYGPTGVVLGAGIGLLHTLHCDAKNVADIIPADYVINNILAAAWHIGKENAGKFHGPLKPLPPPVLSSKKLELSSDEDPLIYNSVSSCQNSITWGEFMKYNEIYGMEVPSKMVFWYYFFNLHPNIWVHYFFVVFTHLLPAIICDTVARLTGREPVLWNAYKKIHKFSGVISYFSTQQWNFRNDNVMKLWDKLSVNDRKLFYFNVSDLIWRDYYYYHIRGLRVFVVKDPLDTLEEGRRRYRYLKWAHYTLVSLVYLFGAWLAYRVIYFFLSLLLSF; encoded by the exons ATGCCGACGGGAAAAGAACAGGGAATCATGGAGAAAGAGGTGAATGGGCCAGCGGTGATGATGACCGATGAGCACAGTGATATTGCCGATTTTTACGCGGGATGCAATGTTCTTATTACCGGGGGCTCTGGCTTTCTTGGAAAACttcttattgaaaaattactgcg GACATGCACAAGTGTTGGAAAATTGTACCTAATTATGCGAGCGAAGAAGGGCAAATCTTCGGAGGAGCGGTTCAAGGAGCATTTCGAGGACCCA cTCTACACTAGACTGAAAGAAGAGCAGCCGAATTTCGCGAGTAAAGTCGTCATGATCGAGGGTCAGCTCGACAACGGGCTGGAGTTATCCCCAGAGAAccgtgaattattgaaaaattctcacgTGGTGTTTCACGGAGCAGCCACTGTGCGATTTGACGAGAAATTACGGCTCGCTGTCAACATCAATGTGCGAGGAACTAAGGAAATTCTCCTCTTCGCGAGGGAGATGCCGAACCTCAAG GCTATTGTACATATTGGCACGGCATTCTCGCAATGCATTACGAAGTTCATCGATGAGATTTTCTACGATCCACCGATTGGTTCTGATGAGTTATTGACGTTACTGGATATTCTCGATGATGATACACTGGAGGGTATCACACCTAC TTTATTGGGAAAATGGCCGAATACATATGCATTCACAAAAACAGTTGCCGAGGATACAGTTCGAAAATATGGCAGAGATCTTCCATTATGTATTGTACGCCCTTCGATTATGATAGCAACAGCGAAAGAACCAATTCCCGGATGGATTAATAACCTGTATGGTCCCACGGGTGTAGTTCTCGGTGCTGGAATTGGACTGCTTCATACACTCCACTGCGATGCAAAAAATGTCGCCGATATCATCCCCGCTGATTATGTTATCAACAATATCCTAGCGGCTGCGTGGCACATTGGCAAGGAGAA CGCTGGAAAATTTCACGGTCCTCTGAAGCCCCTTCCGCCTCCAGTTTTGAGTTCAAAAAAACTGGAGCTCAGTTCGGATGAGGATCCACTGATATATAACAGTGTGTCATCGTGTCAAAATTCAATAACGTGGGGTGAATTCATGAAGTACAACGAGATCTACGGTATGGAAGTGCCGAGTAAAATGGTCTTCtggtattattttttcaacctcCATCCGAATATTTGGGTTCATTATTTCTTCGTGGTATTCACTCATCTACTCCCAGCTATCATCTGTGATACCGTAGCCCGGTTGACTGGACGTGAGCCAGT ATTGTGGAACGcatacaaaaaaattcataaattcagtGGAGTTATTTCGTACTTTTCAACGCAACAGTGGAATTTCCGCAATGACAATGTCATGAAATTATGGGATAAGCTATCAGTTAATGATCGAAAATTGTTCTACTTCAACGTGAGTGATTTAATCTGGAGGGATTACTACTATTATCACATTCGGGGACTCCGAGTATTCGTAGTAAAAGATCCTCTGGACACTCTCGAGGAGGGCAGGAGAAGATACCGATA TTTGAAGTGGGCCCACTACACCCTGGTGTCACTCGTGTATTTGTTTGGGGCATGGCTGGCATATCGCGTTATTTACTTCTTCCTCTCATTATTATTGTCCTTTTAG
- the LOC135168240 gene encoding fatty acyl-CoA reductase wat-like isoform X2, producing MRAKKGKSSEERFKEHFEDPLYTRLKEEQPNFASKVVMIEGQLDNGLELSPENRELLKNSHVVFHGAATVRFDEKLRLAVNINVRGTKEILLFAREMPNLKAIVHIGTAFSQCITKFIDEIFYDPPIGSDELLTLLDILDDDTLEGITPTLLGKWPNTYAFTKTVAEDTVRKYGRDLPLCIVRPSIMIATAKEPIPGWINNLYGPTGVVLGAGIGLLHTLHCDAKNVADIIPADYVINNILAAAWHIGKENAGKFHGPLKPLPPPVLSSKKLELSSDEDPLIYNSVSSCQNSITWGEFMKYNEIYGMEVPSKMVFWYYFFNLHPNIWVHYFFVVFTHLLPAIICDTVARLTGREPVLWNAYKKIHKFSGVISYFSTQQWNFRNDNVMKLWDKLSVNDRKLFYFNVSDLIWRDYYYYHIRGLRVFVVKDPLDTLEEGRRRYRYLKWAHYTLVSLVYLFGAWLAYRVIYFFLSLLLSF from the exons ATGCGAGCGAAGAAGGGCAAATCTTCGGAGGAGCGGTTCAAGGAGCATTTCGAGGACCCA cTCTACACTAGACTGAAAGAAGAGCAGCCGAATTTCGCGAGTAAAGTCGTCATGATCGAGGGTCAGCTCGACAACGGGCTGGAGTTATCCCCAGAGAAccgtgaattattgaaaaattctcacgTGGTGTTTCACGGAGCAGCCACTGTGCGATTTGACGAGAAATTACGGCTCGCTGTCAACATCAATGTGCGAGGAACTAAGGAAATTCTCCTCTTCGCGAGGGAGATGCCGAACCTCAAG GCTATTGTACATATTGGCACGGCATTCTCGCAATGCATTACGAAGTTCATCGATGAGATTTTCTACGATCCACCGATTGGTTCTGATGAGTTATTGACGTTACTGGATATTCTCGATGATGATACACTGGAGGGTATCACACCTAC TTTATTGGGAAAATGGCCGAATACATATGCATTCACAAAAACAGTTGCCGAGGATACAGTTCGAAAATATGGCAGAGATCTTCCATTATGTATTGTACGCCCTTCGATTATGATAGCAACAGCGAAAGAACCAATTCCCGGATGGATTAATAACCTGTATGGTCCCACGGGTGTAGTTCTCGGTGCTGGAATTGGACTGCTTCATACACTCCACTGCGATGCAAAAAATGTCGCCGATATCATCCCCGCTGATTATGTTATCAACAATATCCTAGCGGCTGCGTGGCACATTGGCAAGGAGAA CGCTGGAAAATTTCACGGTCCTCTGAAGCCCCTTCCGCCTCCAGTTTTGAGTTCAAAAAAACTGGAGCTCAGTTCGGATGAGGATCCACTGATATATAACAGTGTGTCATCGTGTCAAAATTCAATAACGTGGGGTGAATTCATGAAGTACAACGAGATCTACGGTATGGAAGTGCCGAGTAAAATGGTCTTCtggtattattttttcaacctcCATCCGAATATTTGGGTTCATTATTTCTTCGTGGTATTCACTCATCTACTCCCAGCTATCATCTGTGATACCGTAGCCCGGTTGACTGGACGTGAGCCAGT ATTGTGGAACGcatacaaaaaaattcataaattcagtGGAGTTATTTCGTACTTTTCAACGCAACAGTGGAATTTCCGCAATGACAATGTCATGAAATTATGGGATAAGCTATCAGTTAATGATCGAAAATTGTTCTACTTCAACGTGAGTGATTTAATCTGGAGGGATTACTACTATTATCACATTCGGGGACTCCGAGTATTCGTAGTAAAAGATCCTCTGGACACTCTCGAGGAGGGCAGGAGAAGATACCGATA TTTGAAGTGGGCCCACTACACCCTGGTGTCACTCGTGTATTTGTTTGGGGCATGGCTGGCATATCGCGTTATTTACTTCTTCCTCTCATTATTATTGTCCTTTTAG